Sequence from the Maribacter aquivivus genome:
GCGTAAAACAGTTGCTAACAAGAAGAAAGCAACTAAATAATAATTAGGTATGGCAAAGGCAAGTACTAAAGTTACCAAGAAACGTAAAGTTATAGTTGATTCTGTTGGTGAGGCGCACATAAGTGCATCTTTCAATAACATCATCATCTCTTTAACTAATAAAAAAGGAGATGTTATTTCTTGGTCATCTGCCGGTAAATTAGGTTTTAGAGGGTCTAAGAAAAATACACCTTATGCTGCACAAGTTGCTGCAGAAGATTGTTCTAAAGTTGCTCACGAAGCAGGTTTAAGAAAAGTTAAGGTTTATGTAA
This genomic interval carries:
- the rpsK gene encoding 30S ribosomal protein S11 → MAKASTKVTKKRKVIVDSVGEAHISASFNNIIISLTNKKGDVISWSSAGKLGFRGSKKNTPYAAQVAAEDCSKVAHEAGLRKVKVYVKGPGNGRESAIRSLHNAGIEVTEIIDVTPMPHNGCRPPKRRRV